ACATAACagttttactattatattctattacatattgtactaaaaaaaaaagcgaaatgAAAAGACTAAGAGAAAAGAGAACAtactgttattataattaaatgtattgttatataaaaaggGTGAATTATAGACGATGCAGACATACTTGTTCGCTTACTTTTAATTTCGTATTATGTAGTGAAAATACAGTTTGCTTGCTCTACATATTTATTGGCTAAAAGAACATTCACAATAATCTAAGATCTATTAAAGACGTAAGAAACAAGCTGTGGCACAACAATGCTTGCAACGTCGACTTTACCTTTTTCTTTCATGATGATATGCATTACCTAgcaaattagatttttatttatatatttattatatcgatCGGTTTTATATAACGTAAGCACAATGcgataattacaaaaatataagatttaattacGTATAGAAATTTTCGGTGATATCAACAAATTTTCTTCCCTAAAACTTAACTACTTCGCTAAGATTCTCTCTTTGAGCGTTTCTGATATGATAAAACACACAGAATAATCGTTTAACatatggaataaaaataaataatacacttGATGTAATCCGCACAATATTATCCTAAACAATCATGCATGCTATaagccgaaaaaaaaaaatgaaaaaatgattCGAACTATTTAATctcaaatttatgtaaataatgatttatgtAACAATCTATGAAGCCTATTTATCTTGCTAAAGGGAAAACACCCGTTGTTACCTAATACAGCATTCAATACAGGTACAGTTAATTCGCATCAATGCACACTTACGGTAGAATCTTGGCGATTGAATTCTGTACGCAGATATAACGCATTGTTGTTTTGCAAATCCTACAATTTCTAAACTACCTAAATAAAACCATCCTGAAAATGAAATGATTAAAGTATCAAGAATGTCGTTTTAATGAATTTGCTTGTCAATACTCCAAATAAAACAATGAATTGACCTTTCTTCcaatcaatatatattcttcggaattatttaaaaaatcacacACAAATAGAATATTGACTTCAGATAATTACTATATGTTGTATACTGAACTCTCTCCGAAGTTATAAAACGAAGCTTCGAAAACGCATCGCcaaaaagaaaacgaaagaGTGTGCGTTGAAcgattttacaaatatcaatTCCTAATTTTATGTATCTGCTTCCGCGTTTCATGCATTTAGAGCATTCTAATGCAGTAAATGACAATATGCTTATTTAGAGATAAATGAAAGTAGCAATGACGACAGCAAAATGTGCAACGATCAACGCAGTTAACTTAGCTTTCTTCTGACAATACATATTGTACTAAACGTACCTACGgtaaacgataaaaatttccgttatttccaaaattatcAGAGACTTAAGAACTTCTAATCGACTCATCGATgtaatttccaatattttacaattcaaaATCGCTCAAGCGCTTATACATTTTGGTTTCCCGCTTCGGGATTTATGGTTCttgaaataactttaaaaatagcCGCTCGAAACGCAGAATATATCGTAAAAAGCTCTCTATAAACATTATCGGTAACAATAAGCGTTTTATACTAACAgttatcgataaaattaacaGCATAGAAATTCTATGGAAAATGTAAACGATAGCATAGCGAAAGTTTTACGCGATAAAACGTTCATTGAAGATTAAAAAACTGACGACAGCGACGAACGATATATTAATCTCTACAATCACATAGCTTTTTTTCGAAAGGCAGTACCGATGAGTCTCAGTTGTAGCCGATCACTTCTTCCTACTTCCCGggaatatgaattaaattgtaagTGCGAGCAGAAAAACTGCACGAAGAACAACGCGAGagttgttataaatatatatatatatcgcaaaAGGACCATTCGGCagaaacttaaaaaataaatttttttaacaaagtgTTCATTGCTAAAAAACGAATATCTTATTTCTTTGGTGTGCATTTTTGTTCGTACATACCATCTCGTCAGATGTAACCGTTTTATACAAAAGAattccacttttttttttgtttttgtttttgttttttttttcaaagcgtAATCATCATGGCTCTATATGGAGAAAACGGCTTTCGGAACGTGTTGCTATCATAAGTAAATtggtaaaatgtaaaaagcgACGATGATTTCCCAGTATGGCTCTATGTCGTGGGTCCAACTCCGTCGTGCGTACTTCCCTAATTGTCTCCTTAAATCTTCAATCTACAAGTGCGTATTTCACGAAAAGCAATctctttattacatttgttattTATCCCATATATGCTATATCGGTAGTCTGTTtctcgcaaatatttttatattcgtaCTTACTTCCATTCGCACACTTACGCACACACATATGAATATCGCACGATACATGCTTGCATACCTTACACATATCACATTCACTTTGCACACTTATTCTCAGAGAAGTCTTAGGAATACATATTACTCACGAATAACGCTATacaactttaataatttaaagaaatgtatTAAAGATTCGCGGAGCCGTAGCAAGAGGTAGGACGATAGTTGTAGATCGTACCTTCGATATGAACTAGTGAAAAATTGAACTAACAATGCACACTGATCACACAAGTAATAAATCGTTGTCcagttttcttattttatatgtgaatAGTAGTGTTGTGAGCCTTCGACGagtaataatgaaatagaATGCGCTGTAATTGCAACATTACTTCGCTTTATCacgacaattattaaaaaatttttactgaatgtaatgcatatttaatttatatgctaCGGGCTACATCAAATTCCATTACAtttagaaagatttttatttcaaacgcAAAGTTACCTTGCAATCACAAAACATTTTTCGTAACAGTCTATTTTTTAGatgtttttcataaatttaaatgaaatctgacgaaatcaatttaaatcataatttgcATTGTGTTTATAGTATAGTTTAAATACCACGTTAGcacattttcgaaaatttttagatatcgATTAAGTAcatgtaataatgtaatattatggaGTGACaaatgtttattgaaattacaaaatagTGTAAATCTAATCTAATCTAACTGACAGTAACCAAAGAAAAgccttaataaaaaaaaactacaataaaattatttttcacctattttgatatatctgactactttttatacttataaaaaaagcaaGTAATTTTACCCTTCAATGCTGACAATCACTAAAATTCCGATTCTTTATTGACTCTCTTACTCTATGATTcgatttaatatatgtaaatgtattcCGAATCATGCATCATGGAATagtttaacaataattattagtattgCGAGTATAGAAAAAAACTAACAATATTAGGTACTTTAAGAGAAAAAGGACATCAGGAAAATATTGATGTACTATATTTACTGATGAAATTTGGACCACTGAATTAATAATAGTTGCTAGAACAATCATTTAGTTAGTACAGCATTAGTCAAGACACACAAAGGTGATACTCCGAAGTTACGATGCATATCTAACGAAATCTTCACTACTATCCATGTTATTCCCcagtttttctcttttttgttcgattattaatgaaattactGATTTCATAACCGCTTATACACAGGTATACAGTCAGCATCAAAATAGTTGAATGTTCTTTTCAcagataatttttacaaaatttattccacattgaagataataattattaaaatatgttaaattttctattaaatagtTTACACAATTCTCCTATGATAAATGtgcatttaatgttttaaaaattattatcaacatATCTttcataaagaataaaatttttaaaaatcatctACTATAAAAagtatcttaattattttgatgcCGATTCTATTTCTTATACGTGAATTATTTTAGGAAAGTGCGcacattttttcttgttttttttttgtgtattttttttttcttctacgTAGCGCTAGAACGTCTTCAAATTATAATCACTCaaattatttgctaattatctaataattttcttagtTGCTAAATCCGCGCGTGAATAGTAAAGGAAGTGGGTATCGATGTAGCAACAGAGTAAGCAATGGTCTTTATAACAGTAGTATCAAGGCAGTTTTGCGTCGATCGACTAGGCTTGCCTGTCTAATCGAACGACAGCTCATAATCGGACCAATCAGATTCGTCAGAATCTGAGAAGAAAGGAATATCTTCTAAATCGAGATACATCCAACGATCGTCCCTTTCATCGAGGAAATCCCACAAGATCAGTTGCTGTAAATAGTGCAAAGCCGCTTTTTCACATTCTATGTATGCCAGAATGCGATGTAAAGTATACGGATGTAACTCGACTGTTTGATTCACAGCGTGTGATATACGCTCgagaaacattttacaaaaaaaaatgcgctTATCCGTGATCAagataaatatacttttgcaaattataaataatacttacatGTAATAGGTCCATGTCGGGATCAGCGGTGTTGCGCCTTTGTCGAACAGGTGGACCCACGTCTTTCTTGGTTCCGTCGGGAAGTGCGTGTAGatagaaacatttattacCGAACGGACACTTGCCACGACCCTTATTGAAGTACTTGCAGTCCTTGGTactagaaaaataacaacataTTATAAAACCTGTTCAAATAAAGGCGTATTATTGATCATCTGTTAAAGTGCTCGTACCTTAAAGCGCCTTTATAATCTCTTATCaacttttccttttcttccttTGTGTCTACCCAATACATACTAGGACAAACAAAGTCCGAGGGAATACGACATTCTGGACATGCTCTTATGATTTTGTTGTCAAACTGTTTAGCCTGACGCCACTTCCTGATGCAAGATAGGCAGAAGCAATGGTTACAATTTGGCAATATACCAAACCTCTGTTCTCGTGAGGATTTCTCCATTATTGTCTCGAAACAAACGCCACAGGATTTTTCTTTGCTACGCTGAATGGCGAAGGATAACTCCATATCTGCTTCGTGCTGCTTTACGCATGCCTGTATAAAATCAAGATGTTAAATATCatggaaatttataaaatattctaaacatACACATGCGCAcattttaatgagaaaaatattaagcttgaaatagaaatttgatAGTCATTTAATTTGCCTTTAATGACTATTTCATAacttaaaacatatatatatatagaacaaagaatatttattattagataaattattaaatataatactagGGCTGCGTTTGCTTTGAACGCTTACGTTAAAAGCGTCATTCTATCTTTCTTCGACGTATAATGAGCAAAATATGCAGCCTACATAAATATtgagtataaataaatataaatataaataatttccattCTTAGATAAG
This window of the Linepithema humile isolate Giens D197 chromosome 1, Lhum_UNIL_v1.0, whole genome shotgun sequence genome carries:
- the LOC105669581 gene encoding probable E3 ubiquitin-protein ligase makorin-1 isoform X3, which translates into the protein MTCRFFKQGMCKFGNQCRFRHSSDTENEATQTNAIENSASSQPTTNSLRNKKADKRNAEEWVKAPEFIPTAVPPVAGSSTDGTSTSGTSTSTSMAVSYAQAVNPSGQASNPALEPLCPYEEAGGVCRNINCTYLHGHTCELCSRAVLHPYNEELRKKHTNACVKQHEADMELSFAIQRSKEKSCGVCFETIMEKSSREQRFGILPNCNHCFCLSCIRKWRQAKQFDNKIIRACPECRIPSDFVCPSMYWVDTKEEKEKLIRDYKGALSTKDCKYFNKGRGKCPFGNKCFYLHALPDGTKKDVGPPVRQRRNTADPDMDLLHQLILWDFLDERDDRWMYLDLEDIPFFSDSDESDWSDYELSFD